The Vibrio navarrensis genome has a segment encoding these proteins:
- the dapB gene encoding 4-hydroxy-tetrahydrodipicolinate reductase translates to MVRIAIAGAAGRMGRNLVKAAHHNPLAVVSAGSERPESSLVGVDLGELCGEGKFSVSVTDDLAKVIDQFDVIIDFTAPASTLANLQLCQQHGKSIVIGTTGFSEAQRELIDQAALQVPVVMAPNYSVGVNLVFKLLEKAAKVMGDYCDIEIVEAHHRHKVDAPSGTAIGMGEAIANAMGNKLSDVAVYAREGITGERSRNEIGFATIRAGDIVGEHTAMFADIGERVEITHKATDRMTFANGAVKAAVWLSAKPAGFYTMTDVLGLNEL, encoded by the coding sequence ATGGTAAGAATTGCAATTGCAGGGGCAGCGGGACGCATGGGGCGCAACCTAGTAAAAGCCGCTCATCACAACCCTTTAGCCGTGGTGAGTGCAGGCTCTGAGCGACCAGAGTCTTCACTGGTTGGTGTTGACCTGGGTGAGCTGTGCGGAGAAGGGAAATTTTCTGTATCGGTGACTGATGATCTGGCTAAGGTTATTGACCAGTTTGATGTGATTATTGATTTCACCGCGCCAGCAAGCACATTAGCCAACTTGCAGTTGTGTCAGCAGCATGGCAAAAGCATCGTCATCGGCACCACTGGGTTTAGTGAAGCGCAGCGCGAGCTGATTGACCAAGCGGCACTGCAAGTGCCTGTGGTGATGGCGCCAAACTATTCGGTTGGCGTCAATCTGGTATTCAAACTGCTGGAAAAAGCCGCCAAAGTGATGGGTGATTATTGCGATATCGAAATTGTAGAAGCGCACCACCGTCATAAAGTGGATGCCCCATCGGGCACTGCAATTGGCATGGGCGAAGCCATCGCGAATGCGATGGGCAATAAGCTGAGCGATGTGGCGGTGTACGCACGTGAAGGCATTACTGGTGAGCGTAGTCGCAATGAGATCGGCTTTGCGACGATTCGAGCGGGTGACATTGTCGGTGAGCACACTGCGATGTTTGCCGACATTGGTGAGCGTGTGGAAATTACTCACAAAGCGACTGACCGTATGACGTTTGCAAATGGGGCTGTCAAAGCGGCGGTATGGCTAAGCGCCAAACCTGCTGGTTTCTACACCATGACCGATGTGTTAGGGCTTAATGAGCTATAA
- the ftsZ gene encoding cell division protein FtsZ, whose protein sequence is MFEPMMEMSDDAVIKVVGVGGGGGNAVEHMVRESIEGVEFISVNTDAQALRKTSVGNVIQIGGNITKGLGAGANPQVGRDAALEDKERIKEVLDGADMVFIAAGMGGGTGTGAAPVIAEVAKELGILTVAVVTKPFSFEGKKRLAFAEQGIDELSKHVDSLITIPNEKLLKVLGRGVTLLEAFASANDVLKNAVQGIAELITRPGMINVDFADVRTVMSEMGHAMMGSGIAKGEDRAEEAAEMAISSPLLEDIDLAGARGVLVNITAGLDMRLDEFETVGNTVKAFASDNATVVIGTSLDPDMADEIRVTVVATGIGNDKKPDITLVSGGKAKVAQPVVAAKVEEKPAQSMQERAQVAPQPSAPVSSSQNSGSQNTAPKPEKESGYLDIPAFLRRQAD, encoded by the coding sequence ATGTTTGAACCGATGATGGAAATGTCTGACGATGCTGTAATTAAAGTCGTTGGGGTTGGCGGTGGCGGCGGTAACGCTGTAGAGCACATGGTGCGTGAATCCATCGAAGGCGTGGAATTCATCAGCGTCAACACTGATGCACAAGCGCTTCGCAAGACGAGTGTGGGTAACGTAATCCAAATCGGTGGCAACATCACCAAAGGTTTGGGAGCAGGCGCAAATCCACAAGTAGGTCGTGACGCAGCTCTAGAAGACAAAGAAAGAATTAAAGAAGTACTCGATGGTGCCGATATGGTATTTATCGCAGCTGGTATGGGCGGTGGTACCGGAACTGGTGCAGCGCCAGTGATTGCTGAAGTCGCGAAGGAATTGGGTATTCTGACCGTTGCTGTTGTGACCAAGCCGTTTAGCTTTGAAGGTAAAAAACGTTTAGCGTTTGCAGAACAAGGCATCGACGAGCTATCGAAACACGTTGACTCGCTGATCACCATTCCAAACGAGAAATTGTTAAAGGTGCTTGGTCGTGGTGTCACCCTTTTGGAAGCTTTTGCTAGCGCGAATGACGTACTAAAAAATGCAGTTCAGGGTATCGCAGAGCTGATTACGCGCCCAGGCATGATTAACGTCGACTTTGCAGACGTACGTACAGTGATGTCTGAAATGGGTCACGCCATGATGGGTAGCGGTATCGCTAAAGGTGAAGACCGAGCAGAAGAGGCCGCTGAAATGGCGATTTCTAGCCCGCTTCTTGAAGATATCGATCTTGCTGGCGCTCGTGGTGTTCTGGTGAACATTACGGCGGGTCTGGATATGCGTCTGGATGAGTTCGAGACAGTTGGTAACACGGTCAAAGCGTTTGCTTCGGATAATGCCACTGTGGTTATCGGTACTTCTCTAGACCCAGACATGGCAGACGAAATCCGCGTTACCGTTGTAGCGACAGGCATTGGCAACGACAAGAAACCAGACATTACCTTGGTTTCTGGTGGTAAAGCCAAAGTTGCTCAACCTGTCGTCGCAGCGAAAGTGGAAGAGAAACCGGCACAGAGTATGCAGGAGAGAGCTCAGGTTGCTCCTCAGCCATCCGCGCCAGTCTCGTCTTCCCAAAACTCTGGCAGCCAGAATACGGCGCCGAAGCCAGAGAAAGAGAGCGGCTACTTGGATATTCCGGCATTTTTACGTCGTCAGGCTGATTAA
- the secA gene encoding preprotein translocase subunit SecA, whose protein sequence is MITKLLTKVIGSRNDRTLRRLRKIVKEINNYEPTFEALSDEELKAKTVEFRQRLEQGETLDQLLPEAFATVREASKRVYGMRHFDVQLIGGMVLNSGQIAEMRTGEGKTLTATLPAYLNALPGRGVHIVTVNDYLAKRDAETNRPLFEFLGMTVGVNVPNMPHPAKKEAYQADILYGTNNEFGFDYLRDNMAFRNEDRVQRARFFAVVDEVDSILIDEARTPLIISGPAEDSSELYTRINALIPLLQKQDKEDSEEYRGDGHYTVDEKSKQVHLTETGQEFVEELMVKNGLMEEGDTLYSPTNISLLHHVNAALRAHVLFEKNVDYIVNDDGEVVIVDEHTGRTMPGRRWSEGLHQAVEAKEGVKIQNENQTLASITFQNYFRLYEKLSGMTGTADTEAFEFQQIYGLETVVIPTNKPMIRNDMPDVVYRTEAEKFAAIIEDIKERVEKGQPVLVGTVSIEKSELLSNALKKAKIKHNVLNAKFHEKEAEIVAEAGKPGAVTIATNMAGRGTDIVLGGSWQAKVEQMDNPSQAQIEAIKAEWKIVHDQVLDAGGLHIIGTERHESRRIDNQLRGRSGRQGDAGSSRFYLSMEDSLLRIFTSDRMAALIQSGMEEGEAIESKMLSRSIEKAQRKVEGRNFDIRKQLLEYDDVANDQRKVVYELRDELMGSDDISEMLEHNRVDVLNNVIDEYIPPQSLEDMWDLLGLQERLKNDFDLDAPVKQWLEQDDKLYEEALRDKIIDLAVEVYKAKEEVVGAQVLRNFEKSVMLQTLDTLWKEHLAAMDHLRQGIHLRGYAQKNPKQEYKRESFELFEGLLETLKSDVIMILSKVRVQQQEEVERMEAQRRAQAEEAARRAQAQHAAADNPLAEGDEHVSHQPAVRDERKVGRNEPCPCGSGKKYKQCHGQIN, encoded by the coding sequence ATGATAACTAAGCTACTGACAAAGGTTATTGGTAGTCGCAACGATAGAACACTGCGTCGCCTTAGAAAGATTGTTAAAGAGATCAACAATTACGAGCCAACGTTTGAGGCTCTGTCTGATGAAGAATTAAAAGCAAAAACCGTTGAATTCCGCCAACGTCTTGAACAGGGCGAAACGCTTGACCAACTGCTGCCTGAGGCATTTGCGACGGTGCGCGAAGCGTCAAAACGAGTTTATGGTATGCGCCACTTTGATGTACAGCTCATTGGTGGCATGGTGCTCAATTCGGGACAAATTGCAGAAATGCGTACCGGTGAAGGTAAAACACTGACGGCGACATTACCTGCTTACCTGAATGCCCTGCCTGGAAGAGGTGTTCATATTGTTACTGTTAACGATTATCTTGCCAAGCGTGATGCTGAGACCAACCGACCACTATTTGAATTCCTAGGCATGACCGTTGGCGTCAATGTTCCTAACATGCCACATCCGGCGAAGAAAGAAGCCTATCAAGCAGACATTCTTTACGGTACTAACAACGAATTTGGTTTTGACTACCTACGTGACAACATGGCGTTTCGCAATGAAGACCGTGTGCAACGTGCGCGTTTCTTTGCGGTGGTCGATGAAGTGGACTCGATCCTGATTGATGAAGCACGTACGCCGCTGATTATTTCTGGTCCTGCGGAAGACAGTTCTGAGCTGTACACGCGGATCAATGCGCTCATTCCGCTGCTGCAAAAGCAGGACAAAGAAGACAGCGAAGAGTACCGTGGCGATGGTCACTACACCGTGGATGAGAAGTCCAAGCAAGTTCACTTGACTGAAACCGGGCAAGAGTTTGTTGAAGAGCTGATGGTGAAAAATGGCTTGATGGAAGAGGGTGATACACTGTATTCACCAACCAATATCAGCCTCTTGCATCACGTTAATGCTGCGCTTCGTGCCCATGTTCTGTTTGAGAAGAATGTCGATTACATCGTCAATGACGACGGCGAAGTGGTGATCGTTGACGAACACACCGGCCGTACTATGCCAGGTCGTCGTTGGTCTGAAGGTCTTCACCAAGCGGTTGAAGCGAAAGAAGGCGTTAAGATCCAAAACGAAAACCAGACCTTGGCTTCGATTACATTCCAGAACTACTTCCGCTTGTATGAAAAACTGTCGGGCATGACAGGTACCGCAGATACCGAGGCATTCGAATTTCAGCAAATCTATGGTTTGGAAACTGTGGTTATTCCAACCAACAAACCAATGATCCGTAACGATATGCCAGATGTGGTTTACCGCACTGAAGCGGAGAAATTTGCTGCAATCATTGAAGACATCAAAGAACGCGTTGAAAAAGGTCAACCGGTTCTGGTGGGTACGGTGTCAATCGAAAAATCAGAGCTTTTGTCCAACGCGCTGAAGAAAGCCAAGATCAAACACAACGTGTTGAACGCCAAGTTCCATGAGAAAGAAGCGGAAATCGTCGCCGAAGCAGGTAAACCAGGGGCTGTGACCATCGCGACCAACATGGCCGGACGTGGTACCGACATCGTGTTGGGTGGCAGTTGGCAAGCAAAAGTTGAACAGATGGACAACCCAAGCCAAGCGCAGATTGAGGCTATCAAAGCGGAATGGAAAATCGTTCATGACCAAGTGCTAGACGCGGGTGGCCTACACATTATTGGCACCGAACGTCATGAATCTCGTCGTATCGATAACCAGTTGCGTGGCCGTTCTGGTCGTCAAGGTGATGCTGGCTCTTCACGTTTCTATCTGTCGATGGAAGATTCCCTGTTGCGTATTTTCACCTCTGATCGCATGGCGGCCTTGATTCAAAGCGGCATGGAAGAGGGTGAAGCAATCGAATCGAAAATGTTGTCTCGCTCGATTGAAAAAGCGCAACGTAAAGTGGAAGGGCGCAACTTCGATATCCGTAAGCAATTGCTGGAATACGACGATGTGGCCAACGACCAACGTAAAGTGGTGTACGAGCTGCGCGATGAGTTGATGGGCTCTGATGACATCAGCGAAATGCTTGAGCACAATCGTGTTGATGTACTGAATAATGTGATTGATGAGTACATTCCTCCGCAATCATTGGAAGACATGTGGGATCTGCTTGGCCTGCAAGAGCGCTTGAAGAACGATTTCGACCTCGATGCGCCAGTGAAACAGTGGTTGGAGCAGGACGATAAACTGTATGAAGAAGCGCTACGCGATAAAATCATCGATCTCGCGGTAGAAGTCTACAAAGCGAAAGAAGAAGTGGTCGGTGCACAAGTGCTGCGCAACTTCGAAAAATCAGTGATGCTGCAAACGCTAGATACCTTGTGGAAAGAGCATTTGGCGGCGATGGATCACTTGCGTCAAGGGATCCATCTGCGTGGTTATGCGCAGAAGAACCCAAAACAGGAATACAAGCGTGAGTCGTTCGAGCTGTTTGAAGGTTTACTGGAAACACTTAAATCTGACGTGATTATGATCTTGTCAAAAGTGCGCGTTCAACAACAAGAAGAAGTGGAACGTATGGAAGCCCAGCGCCGAGCGCAAGCAGAAGAAGCGGCTCGCCGAGCACAAGCGCAACACGCTGCGGCAGATAACCCACTGGCAGAGGGCGATGAGCACGTTTCTCATCAACCAGCAGTGCGCGATGAGCGTAAAGTTGGACGTAACGAACCTTGTCCTTGTGGCAGTGGCAAGAAATACAAACAGTGTCATGGTCAGATCAACTGA
- a CDS encoding cell division protein FtsQ/DivIB, whose amino-acid sequence MTVDDVDFQRENRINKTPHIIGALFLAVVVTLIGSILYSTLSWMWDDQRLPLSKMILQGDLRYVTQENVQRALARIDHIGTFMSQDVDVLQQSVEALPWVAHAAVRKQWPDTVKVYLTEHRAEAIWNGNALLNEHGMVFDGDIAQLTEDKVKLYGPVASGPEVLNVYREISPEFAKLDLSISSLVLNDRRAWQIILDNGIRLELGKESLAERVARFFSLYRQLGSQAKKVSYVDLRYDTGAAVGWFPEQELGQENTDD is encoded by the coding sequence CTGACAGTCGATGACGTTGATTTTCAACGCGAAAATCGGATAAATAAAACGCCTCATATTATTGGCGCTCTGTTTTTGGCCGTCGTTGTTACGTTAATTGGCTCGATTTTATATTCAACATTAAGTTGGATGTGGGACGATCAGCGTCTACCGTTGTCAAAAATGATCCTACAAGGTGATTTGCGCTATGTGACACAAGAAAATGTGCAACGTGCGCTCGCTCGTATTGATCACATCGGCACTTTTATGTCGCAAGATGTCGATGTGTTGCAACAAAGTGTAGAAGCATTGCCTTGGGTTGCTCATGCCGCCGTTCGTAAGCAGTGGCCAGATACCGTAAAAGTGTATCTGACGGAACATAGAGCCGAAGCTATTTGGAATGGTAACGCGCTGCTTAATGAACATGGCATGGTTTTTGATGGTGATATTGCCCAATTAACAGAAGATAAAGTGAAACTTTATGGTCCAGTCGCTAGCGGTCCAGAAGTGCTCAATGTCTATCGGGAAATCAGTCCCGAATTTGCAAAATTGGATTTATCGATATCATCGTTAGTGCTCAATGATCGCAGAGCTTGGCAAATTATTCTGGATAACGGTATTCGGCTAGAGCTTGGCAAAGAATCGTTAGCGGAACGAGTAGCGAGGTTTTTCTCGCTTTACCGCCAGCTAGGTAGTCAGGCGAAGAAGGTCAGCTATGTCGACCTCAGGTATGATACGGGAGCTGCCGTTGGTTGGTTCCCAGAACAAGAGTTAGGACAAGAGAACACAGATGACTAA
- the mutT gene encoding 8-oxo-dGTP diphosphatase MutT, with product MKRIHIVAGIIFNQDKSEIFITKRPDDKHKGGFWEFPGGKVKVGESIEQALARELDEEIGISVTEQSLFEHLEYDYPDKSLKFDFICVHAFDGQPYGKEGQQHAWVKVTQLSDYAFPEANVPVLQRVLKEFA from the coding sequence ATGAAACGAATTCATATTGTCGCAGGTATTATTTTTAATCAGGACAAAAGTGAGATTTTTATTACCAAACGACCAGATGATAAGCACAAAGGTGGCTTTTGGGAGTTTCCCGGTGGAAAAGTAAAAGTGGGTGAATCGATAGAGCAAGCACTAGCACGTGAGCTTGATGAGGAGATCGGCATTAGCGTGACTGAGCAGAGCTTGTTTGAGCACTTAGAGTACGACTATCCAGACAAGTCGTTAAAATTCGATTTTATCTGCGTACACGCCTTTGATGGTCAGCCCTACGGCAAAGAAGGCCAGCAGCATGCTTGGGTCAAAGTCACTCAGTTGAGTGACTACGCTTTTCCCGAAGCGAACGTGCCAGTGCTGCAGAGAGTATTAAAAGAGTTTGCTTAA
- the lpxC gene encoding UDP-3-O-acyl-N-acetylglucosamine deacetylase → MIRQRTLKEMVKTTGVGLHSGRKVTLTLRPAAANTGIIYRRTDLNPPVDFPADPASVRDTMLCTALVSDDGVRISTVEHLNAALAGMGIDNVIVEVDAPEIPIMDGSASPFVYLLQQAGIEFQNAAKRFIRIKKPVRFEDGDKWAEFVPFNGFRMDFEIDFNHPAIESDEQRLLFDFSSQGFVREISRARTFGFMRDIEYLQSQNLVLGGSFDNAIVLDDYRILNEEGLRFENEFVTHKVLDAIGDLYMCGHAIIGEFRAYKSGHGLNNQLLRAVLADQEAWEWTTFEEEAGSPVAFAEPNMVFA, encoded by the coding sequence ATGATCAGACAACGTACTCTGAAGGAAATGGTGAAAACAACTGGTGTGGGTCTCCACTCTGGTCGTAAAGTCACATTGACTCTTCGCCCTGCCGCTGCAAATACCGGTATTATTTATCGTCGTACGGATCTGAATCCGCCAGTCGATTTTCCAGCAGATCCGGCTTCGGTCCGTGACACCATGCTGTGTACCGCACTAGTGAGTGATGACGGTGTTCGCATATCAACTGTTGAACATCTAAACGCCGCACTGGCGGGAATGGGCATCGACAACGTGATCGTTGAAGTCGACGCACCTGAAATTCCCATTATGGATGGCAGCGCGAGTCCATTTGTTTATCTGCTACAGCAAGCGGGTATTGAATTCCAAAATGCGGCAAAGCGTTTTATTCGAATCAAGAAACCTGTACGTTTCGAAGATGGCGATAAATGGGCTGAGTTTGTCCCATTTAATGGCTTCCGCATGGATTTTGAGATCGACTTTAACCATCCAGCCATTGAGTCTGACGAGCAACGTTTGTTGTTTGATTTCTCTTCGCAAGGCTTTGTACGTGAAATTTCTCGTGCTCGTACCTTCGGCTTTATGCGTGACATTGAGTACCTTCAATCGCAAAACCTCGTCTTGGGTGGCAGTTTTGATAACGCTATCGTACTGGATGATTACCGCATCCTAAACGAAGAAGGCTTGCGTTTTGAGAACGAGTTTGTGACTCATAAAGTTCTAGACGCGATTGGCGATCTTTACATGTGTGGTCACGCGATTATTGGCGAGTTCCGCGCTTACAAATCAGGGCACGGTTTAAACAACCAATTGTTGCGTGCAGTACTGGCAGATCAAGAAGCGTGGGAATGGACTACCTTCGAAGAAGAAGCGGGTTCACCGGTTGCCTTTGCTGAACCAAATATGGTTTTCGCGTAA
- the ftsA gene encoding cell division protein FtsA produces MTKTADDNLIVGLDIGTASVLALVGEILPDGQINIIGAGSSPSRGMDKGGVNDLESVVKSVQRAIDQAELMAECQISNVFISLSGKHIASRIEKGMGTISDEEVSQEDMDRAIHTAKSIKIGDEQRILHVIPQEFTIDYQEGIKNPLGLSGVRMEVSVHLISCHSDMARNIIKAVERCGLKVEQLVFSGLAASNAVITEDERELGVCVVDIGAGTMDVAIWTGGALRHTEVFSYAGNAVTSDIAFAFGTPVSDAEEIKVKYGCALSELVSKDDTVNVPSVGGRPSRSLQRQTLSEVIEPRYTELMGLVNQTIETVQLKLRQDGIKHHLAAGVVLTGGAAQIEGLVECAERVFRNQVRVGKPLEVSGLTDYVKEPYHSTAVGLLHYARDMRASDDSDYNEPKRSAVTGLFGKLRNWIQKEF; encoded by the coding sequence ATGACTAAGACCGCGGATGATAATCTTATTGTTGGTCTTGATATAGGCACTGCAAGCGTATTAGCTCTGGTAGGTGAAATACTGCCTGATGGTCAAATCAATATCATAGGTGCGGGAAGTAGCCCGTCGCGTGGTATGGATAAAGGCGGCGTGAACGATCTTGAATCTGTGGTGAAATCGGTACAGAGGGCGATTGATCAGGCCGAATTAATGGCTGAGTGCCAAATCAGCAACGTATTTATCTCTTTGTCGGGAAAACATATTGCCAGCCGTATCGAAAAAGGTATGGGAACAATATCTGACGAAGAAGTCTCACAGGAAGATATGGATCGTGCTATACATACTGCAAAATCCATAAAAATCGGTGATGAACAGCGTATCTTGCATGTGATTCCGCAAGAGTTCACCATTGACTATCAGGAAGGTATTAAAAATCCACTGGGTTTGTCTGGGGTGAGAATGGAGGTTAGTGTACATCTGATCTCCTGTCACAGTGACATGGCGCGCAACATCATCAAAGCCGTTGAGCGTTGCGGGTTAAAAGTGGAGCAATTAGTGTTTTCAGGGCTTGCGGCAAGTAATGCGGTGATCACTGAAGACGAAAGAGAGCTCGGCGTTTGTGTGGTCGACATTGGTGCAGGCACCATGGATGTTGCCATCTGGACGGGAGGGGCGCTGCGCCACACCGAAGTGTTCTCTTACGCGGGCAACGCGGTGACTAGCGATATTGCTTTTGCATTTGGTACGCCGGTTAGCGATGCTGAAGAGATAAAAGTGAAGTATGGCTGCGCGCTGAGCGAACTGGTCAGCAAAGACGACACCGTTAACGTACCGAGTGTCGGAGGTAGACCATCGCGAAGCTTACAGCGTCAAACGCTGTCGGAAGTGATCGAGCCGCGCTACACAGAATTAATGGGTTTGGTTAACCAGACCATAGAAACGGTGCAATTAAAGCTCCGTCAGGACGGCATCAAGCACCATTTAGCAGCAGGTGTGGTCCTAACGGGCGGTGCAGCCCAAATCGAAGGATTGGTTGAATGTGCGGAACGCGTTTTCCGCAATCAAGTTCGCGTTGGTAAACCGCTGGAAGTGAGTGGTTTAACCGATTATGTAAAGGAGCCGTATCATTCCACGGCTGTTGGATTACTTCATTACGCACGTGATATGCGAGCCAGTGATGATAGTGACTACAACGAGCCCAAACGTTCGGCGGTCACTGGCTTGTTTGGCAAGCTGCGTAATTGGATACAAAAAGAGTTTTAA